In Fibrobacter sp. UWB10, one DNA window encodes the following:
- a CDS encoding cellulase family glycosylhydrolase, with protein MNIKKLIPCLLALAAVPALAAASTATPKRIGPVSYYGALHTDGGKIVGAKNGQEAMIRGMSLFWSDATGMPYYNKNVITWAAENLPMDVFRFAMGITYYDSDGGTSNALDESYSYAGAPDGYMGIIDLMVEAAIENDIYIILDWHSHRATNEQNIAKTFFEQVAKKYKDVPNVIYEIFNEPVSQSWDQVKGYANNIVPLIRNSTDNLVLVGTPSWSQMTQYGGVNGKNVGYVLHFYAGTHGVGTYGGRATQAKSSGNAVFITEWGTTNADGAGSPSSGSTQEWMSFMETNKISNCNWSLRAVGSKYAVNNKQETSAMFSGSDDLNTIGKLNSASYSESGKLVKDYLSKNATDWPSLFAKSLKTGSCSFNATTVKESAGNVASVLKSGCTYTSSNENVVTSTGDIKKAGYVIMTGNDGSQSLVIVSAEAKQTIAGFVDLKCYNNGDCTNNRTQKYSGGQNMEWVVSVANTTDEGAKFTLTSLDPSVVTVKTATCSDASCSSLQKGKQVVMYEFKGYGTAKVVATAPAAAGFPALQDTVEVSYLKTANRIHSNFGKGADKQGFVYLTPSETKAKFFPDTALNEKAKVTYTFNGKESSDYLTKNGNDLVAGSQNAIVIVTGHADETANYGEVTRSTTVIIGDLASAVNAEEYYAALQKMNGEEQGIGVFKTKPTLPLRATIANSQLLVNSKESGDIHVDVFSIMGQKVVSKVMGNNSTVSLENIPTGAYLITVRQGVKQLNIRWTKK; from the coding sequence ATGAATATTAAAAAACTTATCCCCTGCCTGCTCGCACTCGCTGCGGTACCGGCACTCGCGGCAGCATCCACTGCCACCCCCAAACGCATTGGCCCTGTCAGCTATTATGGCGCTCTCCATACTGACGGCGGTAAAATCGTTGGCGCCAAGAACGGTCAAGAAGCCATGATTCGCGGTATGAGCCTTTTCTGGTCCGACGCTACTGGCATGCCGTACTACAACAAGAACGTGATTACTTGGGCTGCCGAAAACCTGCCCATGGACGTTTTCCGTTTTGCTATGGGCATTACCTATTACGATAGCGATGGCGGTACCAGCAACGCCCTCGACGAAAGCTATTCCTACGCCGGCGCCCCCGATGGTTACATGGGCATTATCGACCTGATGGTCGAAGCCGCTATCGAAAACGACATTTACATTATTTTGGACTGGCATAGCCACCGCGCAACCAACGAACAGAATATCGCAAAGACCTTCTTTGAACAGGTTGCCAAGAAGTACAAAGACGTACCTAACGTCATTTACGAAATCTTCAACGAACCCGTAAGCCAGAGCTGGGATCAGGTGAAGGGCTACGCCAACAACATTGTTCCGCTCATCCGCAATAGCACTGACAACCTGGTTCTGGTCGGTACGCCGAGCTGGTCCCAGATGACCCAATACGGCGGCGTAAACGGCAAGAACGTGGGCTACGTGCTCCACTTCTATGCAGGCACCCATGGCGTAGGCACCTACGGTGGCCGCGCAACACAGGCAAAGAGCAGCGGCAACGCCGTGTTCATTACCGAATGGGGTACCACCAATGCCGACGGTGCAGGCAGCCCGAGCAGCGGCAGCACCCAGGAATGGATGAGCTTCATGGAAACGAACAAAATCAGTAACTGTAACTGGAGCTTGCGTGCAGTCGGTAGTAAATACGCCGTCAACAACAAGCAAGAAACTTCCGCCATGTTCAGCGGCAGCGATGACCTGAACACGATCGGTAAGCTCAACAGTGCAAGCTACAGCGAATCCGGCAAGCTCGTTAAGGATTACCTTTCGAAGAATGCAACCGATTGGCCCAGCTTGTTTGCCAAATCTCTGAAAACCGGTTCTTGCTCCTTTAACGCTACGACAGTTAAAGAATCCGCTGGTAACGTTGCAAGCGTCCTCAAATCTGGCTGTACTTACACCTCCAGCAACGAAAACGTCGTGACCTCTACGGGCGATATCAAGAAAGCTGGCTACGTTATCATGACCGGTAATGATGGCTCTCAGTCCCTGGTTATCGTTAGCGCCGAAGCTAAGCAGACTATTGCAGGTTTTGTTGATCTCAAGTGCTACAACAACGGCGACTGCACCAACAACAGAACTCAGAAGTACTCTGGTGGCCAGAATATGGAATGGGTCGTCTCCGTGGCTAACACCACTGATGAAGGCGCCAAGTTCACTCTGACCTCCCTTGACCCGAGCGTTGTCACGGTCAAGACCGCCACCTGTTCTGATGCTTCTTGTTCTTCTCTCCAGAAGGGCAAGCAGGTTGTCATGTATGAATTCAAGGGCTACGGTACCGCAAAGGTCGTTGCCACCGCACCTGCAGCAGCTGGTTTCCCCGCCCTGCAAGACACGGTTGAAGTCAGCTACCTCAAGACAGCCAACAGAATTCACAGTAACTTCGGTAAGGGCGCCGACAAGCAAGGTTTCGTTTACCTCACTCCTAGTGAAACCAAGGCAAAGTTCTTCCCGGACACCGCCTTGAACGAAAAGGCTAAGGTTACCTACACCTTTAACGGCAAGGAATCTTCTGATTACCTGACCAAAAACGGCAATGACCTCGTTGCCGGCAGCCAGAACGCCATCGTAATCGTTACCGGCCATGCCGACGAAACAGCGAACTACGGCGAAGTCACCCGTTCTACCACGGTGATTATTGGCGACCTCGCCTCTGCCGTGAACGCCGAAGAATACTACGCCGCGTTGCAGAAAATGAATGGCGAAGAACAAGGTATTGGCGTCTTCAAGACAAAGCCGACTCTCCCACTCCGCGCCACCATTGCTAACTCCCAGTTGCTCGTCAACTCCAAGGAATCTGGAGACATTCACGTGGATGTGTTCTCGATTATGGGTCAGAAGGTTGTCTCTAAGGTTATGGGCAACAACTCGACCGTATCCCTCGAAAACATTCCTACTGGAGCTTACCTGATTACCGTAAGGCAGGGCGTCAAGCAGCTGAACATCAGGTGGACCAAGAAGTAA